A window of the Desulfomonilaceae bacterium genome harbors these coding sequences:
- the metK gene encoding methionine adenosyltransferase — protein sequence MGVRGYSFSSESVTEGHPDKISDKISDAVLDAMIEQDPRSRVACETLVTTGLALVAGEITTKAIVDIPSVVRKTIVSIGYTDAEMGFDGNTCAVMVTLDKQSPDISMGVTAGEGMFKEQGAGDQGLMFGFACDETPELMPMAISYAHKLTSKLTEVRKSGKLGFLRPDGKSQVTVRYEGDKPVKVETVVIAAQHNPDVTYDTIREGIIEEVVKKAIPGEMLASDTRYLINATGRFVVGGPMGDCGLTGRKIIVDTYGGYGAHGGGAFSGKDPSKVDRSASYMARYVAKNIVAAGIASRCLVQVAYAIGYPEPVSLMVNTYGTGKIEDTKLTDIVNGTFSFKPAAIIDYLKLLRPVYGKTAANGHFGRNDPDFTWEATDKAKELRQSTQL from the coding sequence ATGGGGGTCCGAGGCTATTCATTCTCTTCCGAATCCGTCACGGAAGGTCATCCTGACAAAATCTCAGACAAAATTTCCGACGCTGTCCTCGACGCCATGATAGAGCAGGATCCTCGCTCTCGAGTCGCGTGCGAGACCCTTGTAACCACTGGACTCGCTCTGGTGGCCGGAGAAATCACCACCAAGGCAATAGTGGACATCCCGAGCGTGGTCCGTAAAACAATCGTCTCCATAGGCTATACGGACGCAGAAATGGGATTTGACGGAAATACATGCGCTGTAATGGTCACACTCGACAAACAGTCTCCAGACATTTCCATGGGCGTTACCGCAGGTGAGGGAATGTTCAAGGAGCAGGGAGCAGGCGATCAGGGGCTGATGTTTGGTTTTGCCTGCGATGAAACCCCTGAATTGATGCCAATGGCGATCAGTTACGCTCATAAACTGACATCTAAACTGACGGAAGTCCGAAAGTCCGGGAAACTTGGTTTCCTTCGACCCGACGGAAAGTCCCAGGTCACTGTCCGGTATGAAGGGGATAAGCCGGTCAAGGTTGAAACTGTTGTCATAGCCGCCCAGCACAACCCCGACGTGACTTATGACACAATCAGGGAAGGAATCATCGAAGAAGTAGTCAAGAAGGCGATTCCCGGAGAAATGCTGGCAAGCGACACCCGTTACCTGATAAACGCCACCGGTCGTTTTGTTGTGGGCGGGCCGATGGGCGACTGTGGATTGACTGGTCGTAAAATCATAGTAGACACCTATGGAGGTTACGGCGCTCATGGCGGTGGAGCCTTCTCAGGAAAGGATCCATCCAAAGTGGACAGATCAGCTTCTTACATGGCGAGATATGTCGCAAAGAATATCGTAGCCGCGGGGATAGCCTCAAGATGTCTGGTCCAGGTCGCATACGCCATCGGATATCCAGAGCCGGTTTCTTTGATGGTAAACACATACGGGACGGGAAAAATTGAGGACACAAAGTTGACGGATATCGTCAATGGGACTTTCAGCTTTAAACCCGCAGCAATTATTGATTACCTGAAACTTCTTCGCCCTGTATACGGCAAGACCGCGGCCAACGGTCATTTTGGACGTAATGATCCTGATTTCACCTGGGAGGCCACGGACAAGGCTAAAGAATTGCGGCAATCAACGCAACTGTAA
- a CDS encoding energy-coupling factor transporter transmembrane component T: protein MLGKEITLGGYLPGNSIVHGLDPRSKLGGLVALLAIIFLSQGWRNLAAPILLAFLCLGATGLGWRVWERGLMKFKLMLLLTFALNFLLNTDGHPILVFGIVTPLSYEGLSESIFLTTKIALVIVFSLALSFTTLPWDIVKGLRIAMSPLKLVGLSISETSLVLFLALRFVPVLQEEWRRLIEAQESRGIVFETGSVATKAKRMMSLTVPSLIMAFRKSEELTVAMKSRGFKAGQARTEFQPSKFSFLDAYLGVAIALTVLGSILM from the coding sequence ATGTTAGGCAAAGAAATTACCCTTGGCGGATACTTGCCCGGGAATTCGATAGTTCATGGGCTGGATCCACGTTCCAAACTCGGAGGTCTGGTTGCTCTACTGGCCATTATATTTTTGTCTCAGGGTTGGCGTAATCTGGCCGCGCCAATATTATTGGCCTTTCTATGCCTAGGGGCTACCGGTTTGGGTTGGCGCGTCTGGGAACGTGGGTTGATGAAATTCAAGTTGATGCTTTTGCTGACCTTCGCCTTGAATTTCCTGCTCAACACTGATGGTCATCCGATACTGGTGTTTGGAATTGTCACCCCATTGAGCTATGAAGGACTTTCGGAATCGATCTTCCTCACTACAAAAATCGCCTTGGTCATAGTGTTTTCATTGGCTTTAAGTTTTACCACTTTACCGTGGGATATAGTAAAGGGGCTGAGGATTGCCATGAGCCCATTAAAGCTTGTGGGGCTTTCCATTAGTGAGACATCCCTCGTATTGTTCCTCGCTTTACGTTTCGTCCCTGTTCTTCAGGAGGAGTGGCGAAGGCTGATCGAGGCTCAGGAATCAAGAGGAATAGTATTTGAGACAGGTTCGGTCGCCACAAAGGCCAAACGCATGATGTCACTTACAGTTCCTTCTTTGATCATGGCCTTTAGAAAGTCAGAGGAATTGACAGTCGCCATGAAATCGCGCGGATTTAAGGCAGGACAAGCCAGAACAGAATTCCAGCCATCGAAGTTTTCGTTCCTGGACGCTTACCTGGGCGTCGCCATTGCGCTGACAGTTTTGGGGTCAATATTAATGTGA
- the queF gene encoding preQ(1) synthase, whose protein sequence is MEPAELDLTILKSSRQQYPTSPDETRLETFPNRYPRRDYVIKFNCPEFTSVCPITGQPDFARIIITYVPESKCIESKSLKLYLFSYRNTGMFHEEITNRILDDVVAACSPRWASVLGKMSPRGGIGIEVIAEYTAQGFSRPVSL, encoded by the coding sequence ATGGAGCCCGCAGAGTTAGATCTAACCATACTCAAGTCGAGTCGACAACAATATCCCACCAGCCCGGATGAAACCCGCCTGGAGACCTTTCCGAACAGATATCCACGGCGTGACTACGTCATAAAGTTCAACTGTCCCGAATTCACGAGTGTTTGTCCCATTACCGGTCAGCCTGATTTTGCCCGAATCATAATAACATATGTTCCGGAATCGAAGTGTATAGAGTCCAAATCCCTTAAACTTTATCTGTTTAGTTATCGCAACACTGGAATGTTCCACGAGGAAATTACCAATCGAATTCTTGACGATGTCGTCGCCGCCTGTTCTCCCAGGTGGGCCAGCGTCCTAGGAAAGATGAGTCCCCGCGGTGGAATAGGAATCGAGGTCATTGCCGAATACACAGCCCAGGGCTTTAGCAGGCCGGTTTCCCTATAG
- a CDS encoding GNAT family N-acetyltransferase: MTYDGLTLTGYYPGSIGRVVETHAVYYHEHWGFDVSFESQVARELGEFMGRFDTGKDGFWTVRAEDRFLGAIAIDGANLDNEGARLRWFIVSKDCQGKGIGKILMDAALDFCRTVGHNRVYLWTFRGLDPARRLYENAGFTLDQEHDVTQWGGRIVEQKFVLTM, from the coding sequence ATGACGTATGACGGTTTGACACTGACAGGCTATTACCCGGGATCGATTGGACGGGTCGTGGAGACTCACGCTGTTTATTATCATGAACACTGGGGCTTTGATGTCTCCTTTGAGAGTCAGGTGGCGAGAGAACTTGGAGAGTTTATGGGGCGTTTTGATACCGGGAAGGATGGTTTCTGGACAGTTAGAGCCGAGGATCGCTTTCTAGGCGCAATAGCCATAGACGGCGCAAATCTGGATAATGAGGGAGCCAGACTCAGGTGGTTTATCGTGTCGAAGGATTGTCAGGGCAAAGGGATTGGAAAAATCTTGATGGATGCGGCGCTGGATTTTTGCAGAACAGTCGGTCACAACAGAGTCTATCTGTGGACCTTTCGTGGGCTGGACCCAGCGCGAAGGCTATATGAAAATGCGGGCTTCACTCTTGATCAGGAACACGACGTAACTCAATGGGGCGGCCGAATTGTCGAACAGAAGTTCGTGTTGACCATGTAG
- a CDS encoding acyl-CoA thioesterase produces the protein MNGKPVNYSRIIMAVQMNPEDANPVGNVHGGVIMKYVDTAAGVVAIRHGRKIAVTASIDRLDFHFPVYVGDLLILKASLNMVGRSSMEVGVRVEAENLLTGEVRHTASAYLTFVALDKDGKTTGVPTLLLENDDDHRRNCEALERKRIRMEQKEVERCRAK, from the coding sequence ATGAATGGCAAGCCGGTTAATTATAGCAGAATCATAATGGCCGTACAAATGAACCCTGAAGACGCAAACCCCGTTGGCAATGTCCATGGTGGGGTCATAATGAAGTACGTCGACACTGCGGCCGGAGTTGTGGCGATAAGGCACGGCCGAAAGATCGCTGTGACCGCCTCTATTGATCGTCTGGATTTTCATTTTCCGGTTTACGTCGGTGACCTGTTGATACTCAAGGCGAGCTTAAACATGGTAGGCCGCAGTTCAATGGAGGTTGGAGTTAGGGTAGAAGCTGAAAACCTTCTGACTGGAGAAGTCAGGCACACGGCGTCCGCATATCTGACTTTTGTGGCATTGGATAAAGATGGTAAGACTACGGGAGTTCCCACTCTACTTCTTGAAAATGACGATGATCATCGCAGGAACTGTGAGGCTCTGGAACGGAAGAGGATCAGAATGGAGCAGAAAGAGGTGGAGCGTTGTCGAGCGAAATAA
- a CDS encoding FMN-binding glutamate synthase family protein, which translates to MSYSKPNRSSATKTKTRVEPAPNSGICVTCLDGCPGPCEIGRSAMRGREVIYPQPYGKITAGADKDYPVDFSHFNIQGTCVGAFGVAADSDVATFPAVDCSTSLGAENGIKMDFPVFTGAVGSTYIARMNWEEIAIGAAISGIIVVAGENICGMDRDAEFKNGKIVRSPEMERRINAYKSWYEGKGGVIVQANVEDTKLGVPEYVIEKLGVEIFELKWGQGAKDIGGEVKLSTMERAKQLKERGYIVLPDPTTSSAQRAFQTGAISEFERHSRLGMVTEEGFYEEVERLRNIGAKYVTLKTGAYRPADLARAIKFASKAKIDLLTIDGAGGGTGMSPWRMMNEWGVPTVYLECLTYEMCQTLKAKGEYIPPIAIAGGLSLEDHIFKALALGAPYVKAICLGRALMTAAMVGKTNGKLNAEKMESEGKEPEEGYIGLFAVASQLKERFGADFKRLPPGAIGLYSYVDRLKQGLQQLMAGARKFSLSYVQRDDLVSLTREATSISGIPYVMDSDREEISRILNG; encoded by the coding sequence ATGTCGTACAGCAAACCTAATCGGAGTTCCGCCACAAAAACCAAGACCAGGGTTGAGCCGGCCCCCAATTCAGGCATTTGCGTCACCTGTTTGGATGGCTGCCCGGGACCATGTGAGATAGGTCGATCAGCTATGAGGGGTAGAGAAGTGATTTACCCTCAACCCTACGGTAAAATTACAGCGGGCGCGGACAAAGACTACCCTGTGGATTTTTCACATTTTAACATCCAGGGGACTTGCGTTGGCGCCTTTGGCGTGGCAGCGGATTCTGATGTCGCTACATTTCCCGCGGTGGATTGTTCAACGAGCCTTGGCGCAGAAAACGGAATCAAGATGGATTTCCCCGTATTCACCGGCGCTGTCGGATCTACCTACATAGCGCGGATGAACTGGGAAGAGATCGCCATAGGCGCGGCAATCTCAGGAATTATTGTGGTCGCCGGTGAAAATATATGCGGGATGGACCGAGACGCTGAATTCAAAAATGGAAAGATCGTGAGATCCCCCGAGATGGAGAGGCGTATTAACGCATACAAGTCCTGGTATGAAGGCAAGGGCGGCGTAATTGTTCAGGCGAATGTCGAGGATACTAAGCTCGGTGTGCCTGAATACGTAATCGAGAAGCTCGGTGTTGAAATTTTTGAATTGAAGTGGGGACAGGGAGCGAAAGATATCGGCGGCGAAGTGAAACTTAGCACGATGGAGCGGGCCAAACAACTCAAGGAACGCGGCTACATTGTATTGCCCGACCCAACCACATCCTCAGCCCAGCGTGCTTTTCAAACTGGCGCTATTTCAGAATTCGAGAGGCATTCCCGATTGGGGATGGTCACGGAAGAAGGTTTCTACGAAGAGGTCGAGCGTCTCCGAAACATCGGGGCTAAGTACGTGACCCTTAAGACAGGCGCTTACCGACCTGCGGACTTGGCAAGGGCGATCAAATTCGCTTCAAAGGCGAAAATAGATTTGCTTACAATTGATGGGGCAGGCGGTGGAACCGGGATGAGCCCATGGAGGATGATGAACGAATGGGGAGTCCCAACTGTTTACCTGGAATGCCTAACTTACGAAATGTGTCAGACCTTGAAAGCAAAAGGGGAGTACATACCGCCCATAGCCATAGCCGGCGGACTTTCTCTGGAAGATCATATTTTTAAGGCTTTGGCTCTTGGCGCTCCTTACGTTAAAGCAATATGCCTTGGCAGGGCCTTGATGACCGCGGCGATGGTCGGGAAAACCAACGGCAAATTGAACGCAGAAAAAATGGAATCTGAAGGAAAAGAGCCGGAAGAAGGATATATCGGGTTGTTTGCTGTAGCCAGCCAGCTAAAGGAACGTTTCGGCGCTGATTTCAAGAGACTGCCGCCAGGAGCCATAGGGCTGTATTCTTATGTAGACAGGTTGAAACAGGGATTGCAGCAGTTGATGGCCGGGGCCAGAAAATTTTCATTATCGTATGTCCAAAGAGATGATCTGGTGTCTCTCACGAGAGAAGCCACCTCCATTTCAGGGATACCATACGTAATGGATTCAGACAGAGAGGAAATTTCCCGGATACTGAACGGATAA
- a CDS encoding GNAT family protein: MLKDYPKAIVTQDGDSVLLRPATPADENALNEFFGQIQDQEQWFFREKLNDPKILHEFLLNLNYRRALPIVAVREKDGKIIANLRLHMSMAPCLGHVAHLRVMVHPNFRALKIGSWMILDCVKTAMDLGLEKLFAEFVAGVEEAAIGAALKLDFRHEGVLKDYIKDKKGVYRDLIIMSRDLQSKWSDF, from the coding sequence ATGTTAAAGGATTATCCCAAGGCCATAGTCACCCAGGACGGTGATTCGGTTCTTTTGCGCCCTGCGACGCCGGCCGACGAAAACGCTCTCAACGAATTCTTCGGACAAATCCAGGACCAGGAGCAATGGTTCTTTAGGGAAAAATTAAATGATCCTAAAATATTACACGAGTTTTTGCTAAACCTTAACTATAGGCGGGCTCTTCCTATCGTGGCGGTCCGGGAAAAAGACGGCAAGATCATCGCCAATCTTAGGCTTCATATGTCAATGGCGCCGTGCCTCGGGCATGTGGCTCACCTCAGGGTGATGGTTCATCCTAATTTTCGCGCCTTGAAGATAGGAAGCTGGATGATTCTCGACTGCGTAAAAACAGCGATGGATCTTGGATTAGAGAAGCTTTTTGCGGAGTTTGTAGCGGGTGTTGAAGAGGCGGCCATTGGAGCCGCCTTGAAATTGGATTTTCGACATGAAGGGGTGCTTAAAGATTATATTAAAGACAAAAAAGGAGTGTACCGAGACCTGATAATAATGTCCAGGGATCTTCAGAGCAAGTGGAGCGATTTTTGA
- a CDS encoding N-acetyltransferase codes for MTSLADIAANPDLFGRCETFESAYGAITMCGLCHPGFFENMILEDGLGRFSHYSSIIQKLESFETFLKQKDGRVTVAIADPNLVIGYCVGSYPAHDDRWVVLGDLMYELAAIEVSRNFRGLKLGERLLGMTMDDDFFEDKISYMCGYSWHWDLEGKGLNAAQYRSMMKKLYSRFGFREVYTNEPNITLRAENIMMIRVGSRVTAEDQLKFRHLRFGIKPK; via the coding sequence TTGACGTCCTTAGCAGACATTGCCGCAAATCCGGATCTTTTCGGCCGCTGTGAAACTTTTGAGAGCGCTTACGGCGCAATTACCATGTGCGGACTTTGCCACCCCGGCTTTTTTGAGAATATGATTCTGGAAGACGGGCTCGGACGATTCTCTCATTACTCATCAATTATTCAAAAGCTGGAATCCTTCGAAACTTTCCTGAAACAGAAGGACGGCAGGGTTACAGTCGCAATTGCGGATCCCAATCTTGTAATAGGTTACTGCGTCGGCTCCTATCCGGCCCACGATGACAGATGGGTAGTATTGGGCGACCTTATGTATGAACTGGCCGCGATCGAAGTGAGCCGAAACTTCCGAGGGCTTAAATTGGGGGAAAGGCTGCTCGGCATGACAATGGATGACGATTTCTTCGAAGACAAGATATCATATATGTGTGGTTATTCCTGGCATTGGGATCTGGAAGGGAAAGGACTAAACGCCGCCCAGTACCGGTCCATGATGAAGAAGCTGTACAGCCGGTTTGGTTTTCGGGAGGTTTATACGAATGAGCCAAACATCACCCTGAGGGCTGAAAACATCATGATGATCAGGGTGGGATCCCGTGTTACCGCCGAAGATCAGTTGAAATTTCGACATCTGCGCTTTGGAATAAAACCCAAATAG